One window of Marmota flaviventris isolate mMarFla1 chromosome 5, mMarFla1.hap1, whole genome shotgun sequence genomic DNA carries:
- the Wdr36 gene encoding WD repeat-containing protein 36, with amino-acid sequence MERYVEGRTASSLFAGFRALGLFSNDIPHVVRFSSLKRRFYVTTCVGKSFHTYDVQKLSLVAVSNSVPQDICCMAADGRLVFAAYGNIFSAFARNKEIVHTFKGHKAEIHLLQPFGDHIISVDADSVLIIWHIYSEEEYLQLTFDKSVFKISAILHPSTYLNKILLGSEQGSLQLWNVKSNKLLYTFPGWKVGVTALQQAPAVDVVAVGLMSGQVIIHNIKFDETLMKFRQDWGPITSISFRTDGHPIMAAGSPCGHIGLWDLEDKKLINQMRNAHSTAIAGLTFLHREPLLVTNGADNALRIWIFDGPTGEGRLLRFRMGHSAPLTRIRYYGQNGQQILSASQDGTLQSFSTVHEKFNKSLGLGLINKKRLKRKGLQNTMSVRLPPITKFAAEEARESDWDGIIACHQGKLSCSTWNYQRSTIGAYFLKRKELKKDDITATAVDITSCGNFAVIGLSSGSVDVYNMQSGIHRGSFGKDQAHKGSIRGVAVDGLNQLTVTAGSEGLLKFWNFKNKNLIHSMSLDSSPNMMLLHRDSGILGLALDDFSISVLDIETRKIMREFSGHQGQINDMAFSPDGRWLISAAMDCSVRTWDLPSGCLVDCFLLDAAPLNVTMSPTGDFLATSHVDHLGIYLWSNISLYSVVSLRPLPTDYVPSVVMLPGTCQTQDIDITEENVEPSDEMIEYDSPEQLNEQLVTLSLLPESRWKNLLNLDVIKKKNKPKEPPRVPKSAPFFIPTVPGLVPRYVTPEQNNDPQQSKVVNLGILAQKSDFCLKLEEGLVNNTYEAALSLLKEMGPSGIETELRNLSPDCGGSIEVMQSFLKMIKMMLDRKRDFELAQAYLALFLKLHLKMLPTEPVLLEEMTKLSSQVEESWIHLQSLFNQSMCVLNYIKSALL; translated from the exons GTAACTCTGTTCCACAGGATATCTGCTGTATGGCAGCTGATGGGAGGCTAGTTTTCGCTGCTTATGGgaatattttttctgcatttgcCCGTAATAAAGAG aTAGTACATACCTTTAAGGGTCATAAGGCAGAAATCCATCTTTTGCAACCTTTTGGGGATCACATTATTTCTGTTGATGCTGACAGCGTTCTTATTATTTGGCATATATATTCAGAAG AAGAATACCTACAATTGACTTTCgataaatcagtttttaaaatttctgcgaTTTTGCATCCAAGTACCTACTTGAACAAAATACTTCTGGGCAGTGAACAAGGAAGTCTGCAGTTGTGGAATGTAAAATCCAA taagcTTCTGTATACATTTCCAGGATGGAAGGTTGGAGTGACTGCTCTTCAGCAG GCACCAGCTGTGGATGTTGTTGCTGTTGGTCTTATGTCAGGTCAGGTTATCATTCACAACATTAAGTTTGATGAAACATTAATGAAGTTTCGTCAAGACTGGGGACCCATAACTTCAATTTCATTTCGCACAG atGGTCATCCAATAATGGCAGCTGGAAGCCCATGTGGCCATATTGGACTTTGGGACCTAGAAGACAAAAAATTAATCAATCAAATGAGAAATGCACACTCTACAGCAATTGCTGGACTGACATTTCTCCATAGAGAACCTCTTCTTGTCACAAATGGTGCTGACAATGCTCTCAGg ATATGGATATTTGATGGCCCCACAGGTGAAGGCCGACTTTTGAGATTCAGAATGGGCCATAGCGCTCCTCTTACCAGGATCAGATACTATGGACAAAATGGACAACAAATTCTAAGTGCAA GTCAAGATGGAACTCTTCAGTCATTTTCTACGGTACATGAAAAATTCAATAAGAGTTTGGGACTTG gattaattaataaaaagagaCTCAAGCGGAAAGGACTTCAGAATACCATGTCAGTAAGACTTCCACCTATCACAAAGTTTGCAGCTG AGGAAGCTCGAGAGAGTGACTGGGATGGTATCATTGCTTGCCATCAAGGTAAGCTATCTTGCTCAACCTGGAATTATCAAAGGTCTACAATAGGTGCTTACTTTCTCAAGCGAAAAGAATTGAAGAAAGATGACATCACTGCAACA GCAGTAGATATTACTTCTTGTGGAAACTTTGCCGTGATTGGTCTTTCATCAGGAAGTGTAGATGTGTATAATATGCAGTCCGGGATACATCGGGGAAGTTTTGGCAAGGATCAAG CTCATAAGGGATCTATTAGAGGTGTTGCAGTGGATGGATTAAATCAGTTGACAGTTACAGCTGGTAGTGAAGGATTACTCAAATTTtggaactttaaaaacaaaaacttaatccATTCTATGAGCCTTGATTCATCTCCAAATATGATGCTGCTACATAGGGACAG TGGCATTCTGGGACTTGCCTTGGATGACTTCTCCATTAGTGTTCTGGACATAGAAACTAGGAAGATTATGAGAGAGTTTTCCGGACACCAAGGCCAAATAAATGACATG gCTTTCAGTCCTGATGGTCGTTGGTTAATAAGTGCTGCAATGGATTGCTCTGTTAGGACTTGGGACCTTCCATCTGGTTG CCTTGTAGACTGTTTTTTGTTGGACGCAGCTCCTCTCAATGTTACTATGTCCCCTACTGGAGACTTTCTAGCTACTTCCCACGTGGACCACCTTGGAATTTATTTATG GTCTAATATTTCCCTGTATTCAGTTGTCTCATTACGGCCACTTCCTACAGATTATGTTCCTTCAGTAGTGATGCTTCCTGGGACTTGTCAAACCCAAG atatagatataacagaagaaaatgtagaaccAAGTGATGAAATGATAGAGTATGATTCACCAGAACAGTTGAATGAACAATTGGTGACTCTCTCACTTCTCCCTGAATCACGGTGGAAGAACCTTCTTAATCTTGATGTTATTAAG aaaaagaataaaccaaaGGAACCACCCAGAGTACCCAAATCGGCACCATTTTTTATTCCAACGGTCCCTGGCCTTGTACCCAGATATGTTACACCTGAACAAAATAATGATCCCCAGCAG tctaaaGTTGTAAATCTTGGGATCTTGGCTCAGAAGTCAGAtttctgcttgaaacttgaaGAAGGACTGGTAAATAATACGT ATGAAGCCGCTCTCAGCCTTCTGAAAGAAATGGGCCCATCAGGAATTGAAACAGAGCTAAGGAATTTGTCTCCTGACTGTGGTGGATCTATAGAAGTCATGCAGAGTTTCTTGAAAATGATCAAGATGATGTTGGACAGAAAGCGTGATTTTGAGTTAGCCCAGGCATACCTTGCATTGTTTCTAAAA ttacacCTTAAAATGCTTCCTACAGAACCAGTACTCCTAGAAGAAATGACAAAGTTGTCATCACAAGTGGAAGAAAGCTGGATTCATTTACAGTCACTCTTCAATCAAAGCAtgtgtgttttaaattatatcaaaagtgctttgttataa